From the Candidatus Margulisiibacteriota bacterium genome, one window contains:
- a CDS encoding DNA adenine methylase: MIPEQKKLPIKSKPILKWAGGKQQLINSLEKYIPKEYGTYIEPFIGGGALFFHLNPEKSIIADSNPELINLYSIIKNQLSSLIVELKNFYPDKDFYSAVRAWKFEDLSSVKAAARTLYLNKTCFNGLYRVNKNGQFNVPYGNYKNPNFIDEKNLAATSQAMQNTKIILGDYKEILLKNAKENDLIFLDPPYLPISDFSDFKRYTKEQFYEEDHVELFYEITRLHELGCHIILTNSNHPLVYDYLSGFDIEVVKTKRYINCKGNKRTGEDIIVNIPPKKKIFFQLVPDPLPKQIEKFPATRYMGGKTAILPHIWNIASNFKFNTVLDLFSGSGIVSYMFKAQGKSVITNDYMTMNHCIAKALIENNDVTLTEEDIYFLISSSSDNDHFVSETFKDLYFPDEDNLLIDNIRANIQKITNEKKKAIATTALIRACVKKRPRGIFTYVGYKYDDGRKDLKTSFQDQFINAIKIINKAVFDNGLNNSAKNFDALQLSVKPDLVYMDPPYYSPLSDNEYVRRYHFVEGIARDWKNVEMQWHTKTKKFKSYPTPFSSRTGAFEAFDKLFKKYKDSILLVSYSSNSFPTQTEIVELLAKYKKQVHVEAIDHKYCFGTHGHKAGENRNNVKEYIFVGY, encoded by the coding sequence ATGATCCCAGAGCAAAAAAAGTTACCTATCAAATCCAAGCCAATTCTTAAATGGGCTGGCGGCAAACAACAACTAATTAATTCTTTAGAAAAATATATCCCTAAAGAATATGGAACATATATTGAACCATTTATTGGAGGCGGCGCACTTTTTTTCCACCTAAATCCTGAAAAATCAATAATAGCAGATTCAAATCCTGAATTAATAAATCTATATAGTATTATTAAAAACCAACTAAGTAGTCTTATTGTCGAACTTAAAAACTTTTATCCAGATAAAGACTTCTACTCTGCGGTTAGAGCCTGGAAATTTGAAGATCTTTCAAGCGTTAAAGCCGCAGCGAGAACACTATATTTGAATAAAACTTGCTTTAATGGTCTCTACAGAGTTAATAAAAATGGCCAATTCAATGTACCTTATGGTAATTATAAGAATCCAAATTTCATTGATGAAAAAAATTTAGCCGCTACGTCACAGGCGATGCAAAACACAAAAATAATATTAGGTGATTATAAAGAAATCTTATTAAAGAATGCAAAAGAAAATGATCTCATTTTTTTAGACCCTCCTTATTTACCTATATCTGACTTCTCTGATTTTAAAAGATATACTAAAGAGCAATTTTATGAAGAAGATCATGTTGAACTATTCTATGAAATCACACGACTGCATGAATTAGGTTGCCACATAATTTTAACAAACTCCAACCATCCATTAGTGTACGATTATTTAAGTGGTTTTGATATAGAAGTCGTAAAAACTAAACGATACATTAATTGTAAAGGCAATAAAAGAACAGGGGAAGATATTATTGTTAATATCCCTCCTAAAAAGAAAATCTTTTTTCAACTCGTCCCGGATCCTTTGCCAAAGCAAATTGAAAAATTCCCAGCCACAAGATATATGGGAGGAAAAACAGCAATACTTCCGCATATATGGAACATTGCATCCAACTTCAAATTCAACACAGTTTTGGATTTATTCAGTGGTAGCGGAATAGTTTCATATATGTTCAAGGCTCAGGGAAAAAGCGTTATTACTAATGATTACATGACGATGAATCACTGCATAGCCAAGGCTCTCATTGAAAACAACGATGTTACATTAACCGAAGAAGACATTTATTTTTTAATAAGTTCAAGTAGTGATAATGACCATTTTGTATCAGAAACTTTTAAAGATTTATATTTCCCAGATGAAGATAATTTATTAATCGACAACATAAGGGCTAATATTCAAAAAATCACTAATGAAAAAAAGAAAGCAATAGCCACTACAGCATTAATCAGAGCATGCGTAAAAAAAAGACCTAGAGGCATCTTCACTTATGTTGGATATAAGTATGATGATGGCAGAAAAGATTTAAAGACATCATTCCAAGACCAATTTATAAATGCAATTAAAATCATTAATAAAGCGGTTTTTGATAATGGATTGAATAACTCAGCAAAAAACTTTGATGCACTACAACTATCAGTAAAACCAGATTTAGTATATATGGATCCACCCTACTATAGCCCATTATCTGATAATGAATACGTAAGAAGATATCATTTCGTTGAAGGTATTGCCAGGGATTGGAAAAACGTGGAAATGCAATGGCATACTAAAACAAAAAAATTCAAAAGCTATCCTACTCCTTTTAGTTCCAGAACTGGCGCATTTGAAGCATTTGATAAACTATTTAAAAAATACAAAGACTCAATACTCCTAGTATCATATTCATCAAATTCATTTCCCACACAAACTGAAATCGTAGAGTTACTAGCAAAATACAAAAAACAAGTACACGTTGAAGCAATTGATCATAAATACTGCTTTGGAACACATGGTCATAAAGCAGGAGAAAATCGAAACAACGTTAAAGAATACATCTTCGTGGGGTATTAA